The Mya arenaria isolate MELC-2E11 chromosome 16, ASM2691426v1 genome includes a window with the following:
- the LOC128222436 gene encoding mucin-5AC-like isoform X1, giving the protein MGFFEKRIRIVCISFLLAHITYAATNGLLCFNCDDVASPRDCTRVEYCQHDQACSVELLQTSTNRTFYKMGCYNTQECTKQQHTNGRRSSRTQNIHGQSRAAGDKGLCLECSSDLESQLTLCGAATSTELHCFNCNDLVNPSQCDTVRECSTDEDCFIGIQPVASGTGEYRYQLGCKSKPICSVLNSVSSNVLPSRCCNSSLCNLAIDSTSSTIMPSTPSTSTQTPSQQMTYTTALPTTMTMTTTTKTTTTSTATAPTTTPTTTTSTTTTTKATSTSILPTQSTFTVYIEGPYNSNYKHPVTLTCVTNKPAQKIIWSLNGESGLPPGVHVMDYTLSIDSLDLHTAGNYSCLVVWNGQLKIATKQVIIPPKEGRVVKFSHHLDTGSGIVTFVCQYEGYPPPSVTWAYSGPAGTDLPRDLNISKDHVTGVIAHYNHIHHDGTYLCIVSNVLNFLTPSVGTTDLP; this is encoded by the exons ATGGGATTTTTCGAAAAAAGGA TCAGAATTGTCTGTATCTCGTTTCTACTTGCGCACATCACCTACGCCGCTACAAACGGTCTATTGTGTTTCAACTGCGATGACGTCGCTAGTCCACGTGACTGTACGCGCGTGGAGTATTGCCAACACGATCAG GCATGCTCCGTAGAACTTCTTCAAACATCCACAAACCGAACATTCTACAAAATGGGCTGCTACAACACACAA GAATGCACCAAGCAGCAGCATACGAATGGACGAAGATCCTCGAGGACGCAAAACATCCATGGACAATCACGTGCCGCTGGTGACAAAGGGTTGTGCCTGGAATGCTCTTCTGACCTCGAATCACAATTAACCTTGTGCGGAGCAG CTACCTCAACGGAACTCCATTGCTTCAATTGCAATGACTTAGTAAACCCGTCCCAGTGCGATACGGTCAGGGAATGTTCAACGGATGAG GACTGCTTTATCGGAATACAGCCAGTGGCGTCAGGGACCGGGGAGTACAGATATCAGCTGGGGTGTAAATCCAAACCT ATTTGCAGCgtattaaactcggtatccagTAACGTTCTCCCAAGCCGATGTTGCAACAGCAGTCTCTGTAACCTAGCTATAGATAGCACAT CTTCTACAATAATGCCTTCTACACCTtcaacatcaacacaaacaccAAGCCAGCAAATGACCTACACAACAGCACTaccaacaacaatgacaatgacaACGACAACAAAAACAACGACAACATCAACTGCAACAGCACCAACCACAacaccaactacaacaacatcaacaacaacaacaacaaaagcgACGTCAACGTCAATCCTTCCAACACAGTCGACGTTCACCGTCTATATTGAGGGGCCTTACAACAGTAACTACAAACACCCAGTAACTTTGACGTGTGTGACCAACAAGCCCGCTCAAAAAATAATCTGGAGTCTCAATGGG GAGTCCGGCCTGCCCCCTGGCGTACATGTAATGGACTACACTCTCTCCATAGACAGCCTAGATCTACATACGGCTGGGAACTATTCCTGTCTTGTAGTGTGGAATGGGCAACTGAAGATCGCAACGAAGCAAGTCATCATTCCGCCAA AGGAGGGCCGAGTGGTGAAGTTCAGCCATCACCTGGACACCGGTTCCGGTATTGTGACGTTTGTTTGCCAGTACGAGGGATATCCGCCACCTTCGGTGACATGGGCGTACTCCGGG CCGGCAGGTACTGACTTGCCTAGAGACCTAAACATAAGCAAAGACCACGTGACTGGGGTTATCGCCCACTATAACCACATCCACCATGACGGGACGTATTTGTGTATTGTGTCCAACGTCCTGAACTTCCTGACACCAAGCGTTGGAACCACAGACTTGCCTTAA
- the LOC128222436 gene encoding mucin-5AC-like isoform X2, whose amino-acid sequence MRMPVRIVCISFLLAHITYAATNGLLCFNCDDVASPRDCTRVEYCQHDQACSVELLQTSTNRTFYKMGCYNTQECTKQQHTNGRRSSRTQNIHGQSRAAGDKGLCLECSSDLESQLTLCGAATSTELHCFNCNDLVNPSQCDTVRECSTDEDCFIGIQPVASGTGEYRYQLGCKSKPICSVLNSVSSNVLPSRCCNSSLCNLAIDSTSSTIMPSTPSTSTQTPSQQMTYTTALPTTMTMTTTTKTTTTSTATAPTTTPTTTTSTTTTTKATSTSILPTQSTFTVYIEGPYNSNYKHPVTLTCVTNKPAQKIIWSLNGESGLPPGVHVMDYTLSIDSLDLHTAGNYSCLVVWNGQLKIATKQVIIPPKEGRVVKFSHHLDTGSGIVTFVCQYEGYPPPSVTWAYSGPAGTDLPRDLNISKDHVTGVIAHYNHIHHDGTYLCIVSNVLNFLTPSVGTTDLP is encoded by the exons ATGAGGATGCCTG TCAGAATTGTCTGTATCTCGTTTCTACTTGCGCACATCACCTACGCCGCTACAAACGGTCTATTGTGTTTCAACTGCGATGACGTCGCTAGTCCACGTGACTGTACGCGCGTGGAGTATTGCCAACACGATCAG GCATGCTCCGTAGAACTTCTTCAAACATCCACAAACCGAACATTCTACAAAATGGGCTGCTACAACACACAA GAATGCACCAAGCAGCAGCATACGAATGGACGAAGATCCTCGAGGACGCAAAACATCCATGGACAATCACGTGCCGCTGGTGACAAAGGGTTGTGCCTGGAATGCTCTTCTGACCTCGAATCACAATTAACCTTGTGCGGAGCAG CTACCTCAACGGAACTCCATTGCTTCAATTGCAATGACTTAGTAAACCCGTCCCAGTGCGATACGGTCAGGGAATGTTCAACGGATGAG GACTGCTTTATCGGAATACAGCCAGTGGCGTCAGGGACCGGGGAGTACAGATATCAGCTGGGGTGTAAATCCAAACCT ATTTGCAGCgtattaaactcggtatccagTAACGTTCTCCCAAGCCGATGTTGCAACAGCAGTCTCTGTAACCTAGCTATAGATAGCACAT CTTCTACAATAATGCCTTCTACACCTtcaacatcaacacaaacaccAAGCCAGCAAATGACCTACACAACAGCACTaccaacaacaatgacaatgacaACGACAACAAAAACAACGACAACATCAACTGCAACAGCACCAACCACAacaccaactacaacaacatcaacaacaacaacaacaaaagcgACGTCAACGTCAATCCTTCCAACACAGTCGACGTTCACCGTCTATATTGAGGGGCCTTACAACAGTAACTACAAACACCCAGTAACTTTGACGTGTGTGACCAACAAGCCCGCTCAAAAAATAATCTGGAGTCTCAATGGG GAGTCCGGCCTGCCCCCTGGCGTACATGTAATGGACTACACTCTCTCCATAGACAGCCTAGATCTACATACGGCTGGGAACTATTCCTGTCTTGTAGTGTGGAATGGGCAACTGAAGATCGCAACGAAGCAAGTCATCATTCCGCCAA AGGAGGGCCGAGTGGTGAAGTTCAGCCATCACCTGGACACCGGTTCCGGTATTGTGACGTTTGTTTGCCAGTACGAGGGATATCCGCCACCTTCGGTGACATGGGCGTACTCCGGG CCGGCAGGTACTGACTTGCCTAGAGACCTAAACATAAGCAAAGACCACGTGACTGGGGTTATCGCCCACTATAACCACATCCACCATGACGGGACGTATTTGTGTATTGTGTCCAACGTCCTGAACTTCCTGACACCAAGCGTTGGAACCACAGACTTGCCTTAA